One region of Acidobacteriota bacterium genomic DNA includes:
- a CDS encoding AAA family ATPase: protein MAQIINTKPDNGPESQRPLIAWLSSPAAHGLDARKAVERVETHASVVFLAGQRAWKLKRAVRYDYFDYSTPARRRHYLLEELRLNRRTAPSIYRAVRAVRQTPDGAYRIDSGTGRAVDYLLEMRQFDPATQFDRLAERGALDLALMAPLADAMARLHETATPRRDHGGAGAMRRVIEGNRDGLAAYGAGALDGAACTRLAESSLTLLDRLGARLDARRADGFVRHCHGDLHLRNICLVDGETTIFDCIEFDDAFSCIDTWYDGAFLVMDLLDRGLGAHANAVLNRYLDRTGDIDGITLLPLFLSVRAAVRAKICATAATLQTDSANAAGLRDAARSYLELALSVMEPGAPRVLAIGGISGSGKTTLARRLAPGVGPAPGAVVLRSDIERKRLFGVPPERPLGPEGYTTEANQRVYATLLDRARAIIDAGHGVIVDAVWPDPKTSGAIEAVARDAGVPFTGLWLDAPLETLARRLAGRRRDASEATADVAARQAQRVARPASWVRLDASGGVDAVAAAARSALR from the coding sequence TGCCGCGCACGGGCTCGACGCCCGCAAAGCGGTCGAACGGGTCGAGACCCACGCCTCGGTCGTCTTTCTGGCCGGACAGCGCGCCTGGAAGCTGAAGCGGGCCGTCCGGTACGACTATTTCGACTACTCCACCCCGGCGCGGCGCCGGCACTACCTGCTGGAAGAGCTGCGCCTGAACCGGCGGACCGCCCCGTCCATCTACCGCGCCGTGCGCGCCGTGCGCCAGACGCCCGACGGCGCATACCGGATCGACAGCGGCACGGGCCGCGCCGTCGACTACCTGCTTGAGATGCGCCAGTTCGATCCGGCGACCCAGTTCGACCGGCTGGCCGAACGCGGCGCGCTCGATCTGGCCTTGATGGCGCCCCTGGCCGATGCCATGGCCCGGTTGCACGAGACGGCCACGCCACGGCGGGATCACGGGGGCGCAGGGGCAATGCGCCGCGTGATCGAAGGCAATCGCGACGGCCTGGCGGCTTACGGCGCCGGCGCTCTCGACGGCGCGGCATGCACGCGGCTGGCGGAGTCGAGCCTCACGCTGCTGGATCGGTTGGGAGCCCGGCTCGACGCCCGACGCGCCGATGGCTTTGTCCGCCACTGCCACGGGGACCTGCATCTGCGCAACATCTGCCTCGTCGACGGCGAGACGACCATCTTCGACTGCATCGAGTTCGACGACGCGTTTTCCTGCATCGACACCTGGTACGACGGCGCGTTCCTGGTGATGGACCTCCTTGACCGCGGCCTCGGCGCGCATGCGAACGCCGTGCTGAACCGCTACCTCGACCGGACCGGCGACATCGACGGCATCACGCTGCTGCCGCTCTTCCTGTCGGTGCGCGCCGCCGTGCGGGCAAAGATCTGCGCTACGGCGGCGACGCTCCAGACGGACTCCGCAAACGCCGCGGGGTTGCGGGACGCTGCACGGTCGTACCTCGAGCTGGCGCTTTCGGTGATGGAACCGGGCGCCCCGCGGGTTTTGGCGATTGGCGGCATCTCCGGCAGCGGCAAGACAACGCTCGCGCGGCGTCTCGCTCCCGGGGTCGGGCCCGCACCGGGTGCCGTCGTCCTTCGGAGCGACATCGAGCGAAAGCGCCTGTTCGGCGTTCCGCCCGAGCGTCCTCTCGGCCCGGAAGGCTATACGACAGAGGCCAACCAGCGCGTGTACGCCACGCTGCTCGACCGGGCCCGCGCGATCATCGACGCCGGGCATGGCGTGATCGTCGACGCGGTCTGGCCCGATCCGAAAACGAGCGGCGCGATCGAGGCGGTCGCGCGGGACGCGGGTGTGCCATTCACCGGCCTCTGGCTCGACGCGCCGCTCGAGACGCTCGCGCGCCGCCTCGCCGGGCGTCGCCGCGATGCGTCGGAAGCGACGGCGGACGTAGCGGCCCGGCAGGCGCAACGGGTCGCGCGACCGGCGTCGTGGGTCCGGCTCGACGCGTCGGGTGGGGTGGACGCGGTGGCGGCAGCGGCGCGGAGCGCGTTGCGGTAG